AAATCTGCTATTGCCGAAGGTTTAGCTTTAAGAATAATTCAAAAGAAAGTATCacgaattttatttaataaaagagtTGTTACTTTAGATTTAGCGAGTTTGGTTGCAGGAACTAAATATAGAGGACAGTTTGAAGAGCGCATGAAAGCTGTTATGAATGAATTGGAGAAAAATGACGATATTATCCTTTTTATAGATGAAATTCATACTATTGTGGGAGCAGGTGGTGCTACAGGATCTTTAGATGCGTCAAATATGTTTAAACCGGCTCTTGCAAGGGGTGAAATACAATGTATTGGTGCGACCACATTAGATGAATATCGTCAATATATAGAGAAAGATGGAGCTTTAGAAAGACGTTTTCAAAAGATCATAGTAGAACCTACCTCTGTAGaagaaactattttaattttgaataatataaagaataaatacGAAGATCATCATAATGTAACCTATTCTGCCGAGGCTATTGATGCTTGTGTAAAATTGACCAATCGTTATATGTCTGAACGTTTTTTACCGGATAAGGCTATTGATGCCTTAGATGAAGCCGGCTCAAGAGTACACATAACAAATATTAATGTACCGAAACAAATTCTGAATTTAGAAAAAGAGTTGGAAGGTATAcgagagaataaaaatattgttgtaaaaaaacaaaaatatgaagaagCCGCAAAATTAAGAGATGatgaaaaaagaattgaaaaagaactTGTCGATGCTCAAATTAAATGGGAAGAAGATTCAAAAAATAATCGTATTTTAGTAACAGAAGATAATGTTGCAGACGTTGTTTCTATGATGACGGGAATTCCTGTAAATCGAATTGCTCAAACAGAAAGTAATAAGCTGGCTAAATTACCCGAcctaataaaaggaaaagtaatAGGTCAGGATGAAGCCGTGCTAAAAATTGCAAGGGCTATACAAAGAAATAGGGCCGGATTGAAAGATCCTAATAAACCCATAggatcttttatctttttgggGCAAACAGGAGTTGGTAAAACACAATTAGCTAAAGTATTGGCCAAAGAATTATTTGACTCGGAAGATGCCCTAGTACGGATTGATATGAGTGAATATATGGAAAAATTTGCCATTTCGAGATTATTAGGTGCGCCTCCCGGATATGTGGGATATGAAGAAGGAGGACAACTGACCGAAAAAGTAAGACGAAAACCTTATAGTGTCATATTATTAGATGAGATAGAGAAAGCACATCCGGATGTCTTTAATATGATGTTACAAGTGCTTGATGATGGCTTTTTAACAGATAGTTTAGGTCGAAGGATCGATTTTAGTAATACAGTTATTATCATGACGTCTAATGTGGGAGCAAGGCAATTAAATGATTTTGGACAAGGTGTTGGCTTTGGTACATCTGCCAAAATAGCTCAAGTAGACGAAAACTCAAAAAGTATTATAGAGAATGCGTTGAAAAAGGCTTTTTCTCCTGAGTTTTTAAATAGAATAGATGATGTTATTGTATTTAATCCACTTGAAAAAGAACATATTGATCTG
The nucleotide sequence above comes from Vigna radiata var. radiata cultivar VC1973A unplaced genomic scaffold, Vradiata_ver6 scaffold_1556, whole genome shotgun sequence. Encoded proteins:
- the LOC106779054 gene encoding uncharacterized protein LOC106779054, whose protein sequence is MKAVMNELEKNDDIILFIDEIHTIVGAGGATGSLDASNMFKPALARGEIQCIGATTLDEYRQYIEKDGALERRFQKIIVEPTSVEETILILNNIKNKYEDHHNVTYSAEAIDACVKLTNRYMSERFLPDKAIDALDEAGSRVHITNINVPKQILNLEKELEGIRENKNIVVKKQKYEEAAKLRDDEKRIEKELVDAQIKWEEDSKNNRILVTEDNVADVVSMMTGIPVNRIAQTESNKLAKLPDLIKGKVIGQDEAVLKIARAIQRNRAGLKDPNKPIGSFIFLGQTGVGKTQLAKVLAKELFDSEDALVRIDMSEYMEKFAISRLLGAPPGYVGYEEGGQLTEKVRRKPYSVILLDEIEKAHPDVFNMMLQVLDDGFLTDSLGRRIDFSNTVIIMTSNVGARQLNDFGQGVGFGTSAKIAQVDENSKSIIENALKKAFSPEFLNRIDDVIVFNPLEKEHIDLIINIELDKLYKRVKEIGYKLKLSDQAKNFIAEKGFDKQFGARPLKRAIQKYVEDTLAEKMISSKILQGDEIFMDYDESLKELV